A genomic window from Phycisphaerae bacterium includes:
- a CDS encoding rubrerythrin family protein translates to MDTNTPAIDPQLRQKLLLAQKNEITEHHIYSRLAKCVKNDQNRQILQQIAADEKRHYEYWRTITGADVKPDMSKARLYVLIARTLGLTFAVKSMEKGEAQAEAGYRQIAQVLPGAEKIAQEEDQHENQLINMINEERLQYIGSMVLGLNDALVELTGALAGFTLALRDTRLIAMVGLITGVAASFSMAASEYLSQRSEEDGQNPLKSSLYTGSAYILTVIFLIFPYLILHNPYLAIAWTMFNALLVIFFFTFYMSVAKDYSFRRRFLEMAGLSFGVATLTFGIGFLVRIFFDIDV, encoded by the coding sequence ATGGACACCAACACTCCGGCCATCGACCCGCAACTCAGACAGAAGCTGCTCCTCGCCCAGAAAAACGAGATCACCGAGCACCACATCTACAGCCGCCTGGCCAAGTGCGTCAAGAACGACCAGAACCGCCAGATCCTCCAACAGATTGCCGCCGACGAGAAACGCCACTACGAATACTGGCGAACCATCACCGGCGCCGACGTCAAACCCGATATGAGCAAGGCCCGCCTCTACGTCCTTATCGCCCGGACCCTCGGCTTGACCTTCGCCGTCAAGTCCATGGAAAAAGGCGAGGCCCAAGCCGAAGCTGGATACCGCCAGATCGCCCAAGTCCTCCCCGGGGCCGAGAAAATCGCCCAAGAAGAAGATCAACACGAAAATCAACTCATTAACATGATTAACGAAGAGCGGCTCCAGTACATCGGATCGATGGTCCTGGGCCTCAACGACGCCCTCGTCGAACTGACCGGCGCCCTGGCCGGCTTTACCCTCGCCCTGCGCGACACCCGCCTGATCGCAATGGTCGGCCTGATCACCGGCGTCGCCGCCTCCTTCTCCATGGCCGCCTCCGAATACCTATCCCAGCGGTCCGAAGAAGATGGCCAGAACCCGCTCAAGTCCTCGCTCTACACCGGCTCGGCCTACATCCTGACCGTCATCTTCCTGATCTTCCCCTATCTGATCCTCCACAACCCCTATCTGGCCATCGCCTGGACCATGTTCAACGCCCTGCTGGTCATCTTCTTCTTTACCTTCTATATGTCGGTGGCCAAAGACTACTCGTTCCGCCGGCGATTTCTCGAGATGGCCGGCCTGAGCTTCGGGGTCGCCACCCTGACCTTCGGCATCGGCTTCCTCGTCCGCATCTTCTTCGATATCGACGTCTAA
- a CDS encoding substrate-binding domain-containing protein, producing the protein MATRHTTPTEEAGPPELRSPASLADQARAAVVDILEREKLPPGSRLPSVRQISAAIGISRATVAKTLADMTREGLFISRQGKGIYVNGAEHGDRAALEVIYCLVCASHVRQAPQDYLVHSAFWSQILAGVGQGLRDRESEIPLRFSFTADFLAEKTAGPRRRRWNRIGLIVLGDPRPEQWKKLMTLRASMVVVHGLSRTDRAANVRVDSALGAAMLVDHLVTLGHRRIAFCGSLETHQGIDYEKSLGFREAAVRHGLMPDDRRLFLPCGPSLEEGYRVAQILLSHHPRPTAAVLVNDDAAIGAMRAVCDAGLSVPKDLSIAGFDNIATGSYVIPSLTTVSVRMAELGRLSVDRLFAVHQHNDRSDQILRPELIVRESTAPATQETV; encoded by the coding sequence ATGGCTACACGCCACACGACACCAACTGAGGAGGCCGGTCCACCGGAGCTTCGCTCCCCCGCCTCACTGGCCGATCAGGCCCGCGCCGCCGTCGTCGATATCCTCGAACGCGAAAAACTCCCGCCCGGCAGCCGACTCCCCTCGGTCCGCCAGATCAGCGCCGCCATCGGCATCAGCCGCGCCACCGTCGCCAAAACCCTCGCCGATATGACCCGCGAAGGACTCTTTATAAGTCGCCAAGGCAAAGGCATTTATGTCAATGGCGCGGAGCACGGCGACCGCGCCGCCCTCGAGGTGATCTACTGCCTGGTCTGCGCCTCGCACGTCCGCCAGGCCCCGCAAGACTACCTCGTCCACAGCGCGTTCTGGAGCCAGATCCTCGCCGGCGTCGGCCAAGGCCTGCGCGACCGCGAGAGCGAGATTCCCCTTCGATTCTCCTTCACCGCCGACTTCCTCGCCGAAAAGACCGCCGGCCCCCGCCGACGGCGATGGAACCGCATCGGCCTGATCGTCCTGGGCGATCCTCGCCCGGAGCAGTGGAAGAAGCTGATGACCCTGCGGGCCTCGATGGTGGTCGTCCATGGCCTGAGCCGCACCGATCGGGCCGCCAACGTCCGCGTCGACTCCGCCCTCGGAGCCGCCATGCTCGTGGACCACCTGGTCACCCTCGGCCATCGCCGGATCGCCTTCTGCGGTTCGCTGGAGACCCACCAGGGAATCGACTACGAGAAATCCCTCGGCTTCCGCGAAGCCGCCGTGCGCCATGGCTTGATGCCCGATGACCGCCGTCTGTTCCTGCCTTGCGGACCGAGCCTGGAGGAAGGCTACCGGGTCGCCCAGATTCTTCTGAGCCATCACCCGCGCCCCACCGCCGCCGTGCTGGTCAACGACGACGCCGCCATCGGGGCGATGCGGGCGGTCTGCGACGCCGGACTCTCCGTGCCCAAAGACCTCTCGATCGCCGGCTTCGACAACATCGCCACCGGCAGCTACGTGATCCCGTCGCTCACCACCGTCTCGGTCCGCATGGCCGAACTCGGACGGCTCAGCGTCGACCGCCTCTTCGCCGTCCACCAGCACAACGACCGCAGCGATCAGATTCTCCGGCCGGAGCTGATCGTCCGCGAATCCACCGCACCCGCTACACAGGAGACCGTTTGA
- a CDS encoding DUF5060 domain-containing protein, producing the protein MLRTLMATLTVLLAASCGSALTFQETFDDGIDRWEQTGAAGKLGRADGKLRIQGADGLGDNAITYATAKQTLDVVKAAREGKTVTVSADVELGPAGKDYTWWGEFAGLMIRFDEKNWFRMEYRCNFDEGYQVGRICVSAMADGEAPYMQWSQLSRAEWHKTATQLLFRIDSGHLWWQGAPRFNLKASQGAGFRHGWQLDQLPPAQILLFQQLNHDKPNFDPYPYADFDNVNISDGTEPSAAEPAEAARSDVIVASFQEGIAVDGDLADWNLSSPLMISRESSRMINGHVADDADLLGRLYASFDDERFYVALHVTDDERSGPFSGGASWQNDGAELWFDFALDSTSNDMFAQEDDYQIAVSYSTDERDNPPAPAVYVYRNGHSAHVYAASQIASKPTDDGYVIEWAAPFDALIGLDGQPGEVIGFNISLCDQDLAQGRFSRLLWMGDTEADPRNFGFMTLGPVEPQRLSEIIEQAKKTRRGQPKLQAKSDDADAPRIDKADYKGPPQFLSVETDGDQIGRYEKFELDVDLAAEFDNPYDYDDFVLQAEFTAPNGQTTTVDGFYTQAYRMSLGYRGRDNTDPVGEPFWQVRFTPTQLGEYRYVLIANDRQGRTARTEPAAFTAVASQHRGFLRVSPRDPRYLEFDDGSPFFSLGYGNHEWSASPSDIINHKRHQSQLAFYGGNTLSVNFDTLADSPFQLESQNTGLRKYSLLNAFKFDYALDMARKRGIYLQPCIMQTANGFGKHWAGSRFNKVNGGPCKAPEDIFTNDETRALVRNRLRYAIARWAYSPNLLAWELFNEVNYTDGFQKNIQTVRDWHREMAAWIKQLDPNKHLVSTCFGSGDACEDDEIWKMDLIDFTITHEYTNDAASVRQRQWRKRTFGKPNLGGEFGIGYPLVNDAWQFDREGIFLHNGIWTCAMAGSAGNILFWWDAQYHDPLDCYEHFTAFRRFADGIDWPAHQFKPIELLANQQAGETRYFDFQIDAQPVWDKPAAVKYILARGILWAVIREIDQSITDPREVEAADRFKTTRIPGTLFGANHPQFQRDLVIIVETDRASQMEFPLTAVETCGTSIEVLINARVAESLDLPDADGKNNPYADELDRTLTVPLAAGTTTVTLRNTGSGWLGLGGPVVRNFARSAVLEQAQVFGLQGDGLSILWFHNRQNISDRHLRDDPSLTPIDNVAVTLRNVADGRYTVEWWDTYQGEIFKTETADTAGGTLTLAPPTFEKDIACKIKGPHTP; encoded by the coding sequence ATGCTGCGAACTCTCATGGCAACCTTAACGGTCCTTTTGGCCGCGTCGTGCGGCTCGGCTCTGACGTTTCAGGAAACCTTCGACGACGGCATTGACCGCTGGGAACAAACCGGGGCCGCTGGCAAGCTCGGCCGCGCCGACGGCAAGCTTCGCATCCAGGGCGCCGACGGCCTGGGCGACAACGCGATCACCTACGCCACCGCCAAACAGACTCTCGACGTCGTCAAAGCGGCGCGTGAGGGAAAGACCGTCACCGTTTCCGCCGACGTGGAACTCGGCCCGGCCGGCAAGGACTACACCTGGTGGGGCGAGTTCGCCGGGTTGATGATCCGCTTCGACGAAAAGAACTGGTTCAGGATGGAATACCGCTGCAACTTCGACGAGGGCTATCAGGTCGGCCGGATCTGCGTCTCCGCCATGGCCGACGGCGAAGCGCCGTACATGCAGTGGTCGCAACTCAGCCGCGCCGAGTGGCACAAGACCGCCACGCAACTCCTGTTCCGGATCGACAGCGGCCATCTCTGGTGGCAAGGCGCGCCGCGGTTCAACCTCAAAGCCAGTCAGGGCGCGGGTTTCCGCCACGGCTGGCAGCTCGACCAGCTTCCGCCCGCCCAAATCCTGCTCTTCCAGCAGCTCAACCACGACAAGCCAAACTTCGACCCGTATCCGTACGCCGATTTCGACAACGTCAACATCTCCGACGGAACCGAACCGTCCGCCGCCGAACCCGCCGAGGCCGCCCGCAGTGACGTGATCGTCGCGTCCTTCCAGGAAGGCATCGCCGTCGACGGCGACCTCGCCGACTGGAATCTCTCCAGCCCGCTGATGATCAGCCGCGAGAGCTCGCGCATGATCAACGGCCACGTCGCCGACGACGCGGACTTGCTCGGCCGGCTCTACGCCAGCTTCGACGACGAACGCTTCTACGTCGCCCTCCACGTGACCGACGACGAACGGTCCGGCCCCTTCTCCGGCGGCGCCTCATGGCAGAACGACGGCGCCGAGCTATGGTTCGACTTCGCCCTCGACAGCACCAGCAACGACATGTTCGCCCAGGAGGACGACTACCAGATCGCCGTCTCCTACTCCACCGACGAGCGGGACAATCCGCCCGCGCCCGCCGTCTATGTCTACCGCAACGGCCACAGCGCCCACGTCTACGCCGCCTCGCAGATCGCCTCGAAACCCACCGACGACGGCTACGTGATCGAATGGGCCGCACCATTCGACGCCCTGATCGGCCTCGACGGCCAACCCGGGGAGGTCATCGGCTTCAATATCTCGCTCTGCGATCAGGACCTGGCCCAGGGCCGCTTCTCGCGACTGCTCTGGATGGGCGACACCGAAGCCGACCCGCGCAACTTCGGCTTTATGACCCTCGGTCCCGTCGAACCGCAGCGGCTAAGCGAAATCATCGAACAGGCCAAAAAGACCCGCCGGGGCCAACCGAAACTCCAAGCCAAAAGCGACGATGCCGATGCGCCCAGAATCGACAAAGCCGACTACAAAGGCCCGCCCCAGTTCCTCAGCGTAGAAACCGACGGCGACCAAATCGGCCGATACGAGAAGTTCGAACTCGACGTGGACCTCGCCGCCGAGTTCGATAACCCCTACGACTACGACGACTTCGTCCTCCAAGCCGAATTCACCGCGCCGAACGGCCAGACGACCACCGTCGACGGGTTCTACACCCAAGCCTACCGAATGAGCCTCGGCTACCGCGGCCGCGACAACACCGATCCGGTCGGCGAACCCTTCTGGCAGGTGCGATTCACGCCCACCCAGCTCGGCGAATACCGCTACGTCCTGATCGCCAACGACCGCCAGGGCCGAACCGCCCGAACCGAACCCGCCGCGTTCACTGCCGTCGCCTCACAGCACCGCGGCTTTCTCCGCGTCAGTCCGCGCGACCCGCGCTACCTCGAATTCGACGACGGCTCGCCGTTCTTCAGCCTCGGCTACGGCAACCACGAATGGAGCGCCAGCCCCTCCGACATCATCAACCACAAGCGCCATCAGAGCCAGCTCGCCTTCTACGGCGGCAACACGCTCAGCGTCAACTTCGACACCCTCGCCGACTCGCCCTTCCAGCTCGAAAGCCAGAACACCGGCCTGCGGAAATACTCGCTGCTCAACGCCTTCAAATTCGACTACGCCCTCGACATGGCCCGCAAACGCGGCATCTATCTCCAGCCGTGCATCATGCAGACCGCCAACGGCTTCGGCAAACACTGGGCCGGCAGCCGGTTCAACAAGGTCAACGGCGGACCGTGCAAAGCGCCGGAAGATATCTTCACCAACGACGAGACCCGCGCCCTGGTCAGGAACCGCCTCCGCTATGCGATCGCCCGCTGGGCCTACTCGCCCAACCTGCTCGCCTGGGAACTCTTCAACGAGGTGAATTACACCGACGGCTTCCAGAAGAACATCCAGACCGTTCGCGACTGGCACCGCGAAATGGCGGCCTGGATCAAGCAGCTCGATCCCAACAAGCACCTGGTCAGCACGTGCTTCGGTTCCGGCGACGCCTGCGAGGACGATGAAATCTGGAAGATGGACCTGATCGACTTCACCATCACCCACGAGTACACCAACGACGCGGCGAGCGTCCGCCAGCGCCAGTGGCGAAAACGCACCTTCGGAAAACCCAACCTCGGCGGCGAGTTCGGCATCGGCTACCCCCTGGTCAACGACGCCTGGCAATTCGACCGCGAGGGCATCTTCCTCCACAACGGAATCTGGACCTGCGCGATGGCCGGCTCCGCGGGCAACATCCTCTTCTGGTGGGACGCCCAATACCACGACCCGCTCGACTGCTACGAACACTTCACCGCGTTCCGCCGCTTCGCCGACGGGATCGATTGGCCCGCCCACCAATTCAAGCCGATCGAACTGCTGGCCAACCAGCAGGCGGGGGAAACCCGGTACTTCGATTTCCAGATCGACGCACAACCCGTCTGGGACAAGCCCGCCGCGGTCAAATACATCCTCGCTCGCGGCATCCTCTGGGCCGTCATCCGCGAGATCGACCAATCGATCACCGACCCGCGCGAGGTCGAAGCCGCCGACCGCTTCAAGACCACCCGCATCCCGGGCACCCTCTTCGGCGCCAACCATCCGCAGTTCCAGCGCGACCTGGTCATCATCGTCGAGACCGACCGCGCATCACAAATGGAGTTTCCGCTGACCGCCGTTGAAACCTGTGGGACGTCAATCGAGGTCCTCATCAACGCCAGAGTCGCCGAGTCGCTCGACCTGCCCGACGCCGACGGCAAGAACAACCCGTACGCCGACGAGCTGGACCGAACGCTCACCGTGCCACTCGCCGCCGGCACGACCACCGTCACCCTCCGCAACACCGGCAGCGGATGGCTCGGACTCGGCGGCCCGGTCGTCCGCAACTTCGCCCGAAGCGCCGTCCTCGAACAGGCTCAGGTCTTCGGCCTTCAGGGCGACGGCCTCTCGATCCTGTGGTTCCACAACCGTCAGAACATCTCCGACCGCCACCTCCGCGACGACCCGTCGCTGACGCCCATCGACAACGTCGCCGTCACGCTCCGAAACGTCGCCGACGGCCGATACACCGTCGAATGGTGGGACACCTACCAAGGCGAAATCTTCAAGACCGAAACGGCCGACACCGCCGGCGGGACGCTCACCCTCGCCCCGCCGACCTTCGAAAAAGACATCGCCTGCAAAATCAAAGGACCCCATACGCCATGA
- a CDS encoding DUF1559 domain-containing protein, with the protein MTHPHRQAVSPVRRESFTLIELLVVVAIIAVLVSILLPALSEARERAREVACGSNLRQVAVATEDYAVDYNDFLIPAYQQLTFSTPIKFKFCYEFILPYVGGNHAVLSCAMDPRIKYWKTSYGHNYYPLGHGRFRRRGSIPTPAQIMYIADNNNEESAPFSPDWDQHMLFPDGSREGVTQRHRGGPNMLWADGHVSWLHKYDIPWHAWGYWFADEE; encoded by the coding sequence ATGACTCATCCACATCGCCAAGCCGTCAGCCCAGTACGCCGCGAGTCCTTCACCCTGATCGAACTCCTCGTCGTCGTCGCCATCATCGCTGTGCTGGTCTCCATACTCCTCCCGGCCCTCTCCGAAGCCAGAGAGCGGGCCAGGGAGGTTGCGTGCGGCAGCAATCTCCGGCAAGTCGCCGTAGCCACCGAAGATTACGCCGTCGACTACAACGATTTCCTCATTCCCGCCTACCAGCAACTGACCTTCTCGACGCCGATCAAGTTCAAGTTTTGCTACGAGTTCATCCTGCCCTACGTCGGTGGAAATCACGCGGTCCTGAGCTGCGCCATGGATCCCCGAATTAAATACTGGAAGACCAGCTACGGGCACAACTACTATCCACTGGGGCATGGACGCTTCAGACGCCGCGGGTCGATCCCCACGCCGGCGCAGATCATGTATATCGCCGACAACAACAACGAGGAGAGTGCTCCCTTTTCGCCCGACTGGGACCAGCACATGCTCTTTCCCGACGGATCCAGGGAAGGCGTAACCCAACGCCACCGCGGCGGACCCAACATGCTCTGGGCCGACGGCCACGTCAGTTGGCTGCACAAGTACGATATCCCGTGGCATGCCTGGGGATACTGGTTTGCCGATGAGGAGTAG